GCTGGTCAGATCAGCTGTGGTTTGGGTCGCTCCGGACTCTGGGAAGGAAGTCAGGCAAAGCCAGTCCTGGCGCTGCACTGGGTCTGCAGGTGCTGTCGAGAGCAGGGGTCCTGTGGTGATGGAGTGGGACCCCGACTACGGCAGGAGGTCCTGCAGCCGAGCCTGCAGGCACCTTGCGATAGCAACAAATCAAATGCCTTTGGGAGTTCTTTTTGGCTACTTCAATGGGAGAGCTGGAAGCGTGGCGTTGCCCGGgtgtgtaatgagaaaaaagggatTCCCCCACCCGCTTTCTCCAGTATCCCCGTGTTTTGGGAAGAGGCTGTGAGGAGagcagctgtggctgccccagGGGTGGCTGTCCTGCAAGGTGTCCCTGTGTGCTCCACGGTCTTGGCTGGGCTGGTCAACAGAGGCAGCAAGCTGGAGCTGGAGCGGTGCACAAGGGAGGGCGGCTGCCGCCTCTCCCGGTCAGGGTCTGGGGAGCActgcgctcggctgtggcagccGGGCACCGTGCCACAGCTCGACAAACCAccacacttgcttttttttttcccacttaaaaaaaaaatggcgTGACCCCCGTGGGGCTTTTTGGGCTGGTGAGGAGAGCGACGCTGCCAAGGGCTGCAGCAGCCGTGtgggcagccccggctgcccaGCTGTGATGCAGCCTCACGGCTAGGGCTGCCTGAGAAAGCCTTAGATCTATATCTTGGCAAAaaagagtgtttttttttttgttgttgttctcgcTCACACTGCCCCAGCCTGCGAGCGGCCAGCATGGCGGGCGCTGGGGAGCGCGCGTGCCTCCTGGCCAGgagggcagagaggcagaggcggGGAGGGGAGCCGCCCGCCTCCCACACAGTGTTTCCGAAGCGGTGTGTTAGCCGCCGGCAGTTTGTCACGAACAAAAGATAGTCAATCTTGTAGTGCTGGTAATggcggggtgggggagaggggccTGGTGGACCCTCCAGACCACGGCCATGGGAGGCTAAGGGGATCCAAGATGGCGCCGTGGCCCAGGGACAAGGCCAGAGGTGGCGGGGACGGGGTTGCCCAGCATCGAGGCCGCCCGGTGCGGTCTTCGCTGCGAAATTTGCCATCGCCACCTCAAGCAGGGTgcagagaaggaggggaggggaaggcgcCATGTTTTCAAGTGGCAGGAGCAGCCCGCCCTGGGGGAAGGGTTGGTGTGGGTGCACTGGTTTGCTGAGGTAAAATAAGTCTGTGCGGAGGCAAAACCAGGGTTTGCTGGGGAGAATTGTGGATGTGCTGAGTGAAAAGGTGGATCTGCTGAGGGAAAACATGGCTCTACCAAGGAAAAGCATAGATGTGAGAAAAAATGTGGACCTGCTAGGGAGAGTGCGGGTCATCTGGAGCAAAATAGGGTTCTCCTGGGGAAAGATGCAGATCTGCTGAGGAAAAATGTAGATCTGAGGAAAAACGTAGACCTGCTGAGGAAAAATGCAAACGTTCTGAGGAAAATTATGGATGTACCGGGTTAAAAGCAAGAATTGTCCTGGACACAAAGATCTCGGAGACCTTTGGGCTGTGTGGTCCCTGTTGCTGTGCTAGTGGGACAGGGTGTGGGTCACCTGGACCTTAATGCGGTGGCAAGGGGGGCCATGCCACACTCCGCCGTGCCATCATGGGTGTGCCAGCCACAGGCCATGGGTGCTAGGGACTGCCAGGGTGCGTGGGTGGCATTCAGTGCTGCAAAACAAGACGTGGCGGTCTGAGGCTCTGGTCATGCCTTCTCCTCCCCACATCCTTCATAGCCCAATTTTTTGTCTTCCCCTCCCATGGCTGAGTAGTCTACAGCTGCTGTCTATGCCCGTCACAGGCTCACTGGGGCCATGGGATGGACCACGGGTGCAGGACACCCTCTGATGCTCTACATGGTGGGTCACAGCCTCATTGCTTCTCCATCCACATGCCTCCCTGGGTCACTGCCTACATGTTACCTATCGAGAGGTGTTATCAGGGGCACAGAGAGGCTGCATCCATGATGTTTCAAGGAGTTTGGGTGTGGGGATTGGGATGAAGGATGTTGGGGGAGAAGAGGTGCTTTGCCCCACCATCCCCACAAAGAAGTGTTGTGGGATCTTCACCTCCACGGTGGACCGTGGGGGCAAACCCTGCTCAAGACCCACACGCTGTCTTGTCTCCCTCAAGGAGGCCGACGGCACTGCTCAAACAAGGTCTGCTGGAGCTTTATGCATGAGGGATAATGGTGGCATTCATTCATGGGGTTGAGCATGGTCTAGGAAGAAGACACCAGGATCCTCCGGCACTGAGCTCCTGCACTGGTGGCTGCAGCCCAGAGGCAGGACTCCGGGCGCAGACATGCTCCTCCATGGGCCGGGTGATGCTGCTGTCCCTTGTCCCACCGCTGCTCACCTGGTGCCCCAGCCAAAAAACCCTGCGTCTGCCTATCCTCCTGTGTTTGTGCTTATGAGCTCTCCTTCCACCTACGCAAGGAGCTATTTTTAGCAGACGCTAATCAAGTGTCAGTGCTGGCTCTGAGCATGCCTTTCAAGCTGAGGGCTCATGCTTTCGCCCAGCGCTTGCAGGAACTCGGgcgtgtgttttcttttaaatttagtTGAGAATTTATACAACATGCTGGAAAGCGGTAGCAGTTATTTTGGGCTCATCACACCTGAGCCCACACTGAGTTATCACCAGGAGACTCTCCATTTTGGCAAGGGCTTGGCAGAACACCCCCCCACCCGGTCCCGCTCTccttgctgccagcagcacctgcCTGCCTTGCCTAACCCCTCAGGAGCCGGCTCCGAGTCAGGGACACCCAGCCGAGGGGTAGGTTTGCTCCTCTTGGCTCGTTTATCTCCAGCACAAGGCTGTTGCATTGGTATTTTGAATCACGCAGGAAAGGAAAATTTTCTGTGTTCAGCCAcaggggtcacagcctcctctgATTAAATCCACCTCATAGGGCTGGCCGGCTCCCCTTCTGCTGAGGTTACTCTGGCCTGCTAACAGCTTCCTGGAGACCGTTATGAGATCTGCTCCTCACCACATCTTGAGCAGCTCTGATTCAGCAAGAGCGAGCTGGTATTCGGGTGAGCCGCGTTTCACTTCGACTGCTGAACTGAAAACAAGGGCTTGGTGCTGCTTAAGCTAAAGTGTGATGTGATCCCAGCCGAACTTCAGCTTTCTTGCAGCCATTAAGAACTGCCTCTCCTCTGGTACCGACCCTTCACTTGGGTCTAGAGCATGGTATTTCCTCCCCGGTGCAAGGCAGCaagaggagggagctggggaatGGGAGTGGTGGGTTCTTCTCCTgctcacagccctgctgcaggcaggagaccTTGGTCTGAGTGGGGCTACTCTATCCTTGCAGAGAGATGGCAGGGTGCTCTCTGTCCCTACCAGCTCCCATGAGGTGAAGGCTCCCTCCCTGCCTCGGTAGCATCAGGCAGCGAGTGCATCCCTTAGGGCAGGCTCTCCCCGGGGTGTAAGAGCTTCAGTGTTCACCGAAGAGAAATGACAACCAGCTGCCTGTAACCAGCACAAAGACAGAGCCGTAAGAACCGCTCCATGGCTGCAGGGTCAGCCTGCTCCTCAACAGCAGGGGCTTGACCTCCCACCATCGCTCCCAGAATCTCCCCTCCCAGGGCAGCAGTCCTGAAGGGTTGCAAATCCTTTTGGGGATCCATGGAAAGTGACAAAGAATGGCTCCATTcaagaaaaccagagaaaaaatttaatattttcctttataaaatatCTCCAATAAGTTATATAGGCaaatctttaaattaaaataaattaactcCGCTCTATGCTGGGACACGCGACCGTCCACAAAGTCAAACTAGGatttgtgtttgaaaaaatatGCCCTAGATCTCCAATgtaagatttgaaaaaaatatctaTGCTTggtgaggagaaaggagaaatctGCAATGGACAGAGGGGTTAAGGTGCGGTGCTGAAGCTGCCTGTCGCCAGTGGCACCTCCACATCCAGCTAAGTGCTAAGAGCATCTTCATCGTCACTCCAGTCGGGAGGAGCATCCGTCCCAAAGTACCGATCGCCAAAGTTCCCTgcggggagaaagagagagatgcagtcacagtgcagctctgcagggagcccTGGGATCCATCCTCCAGCCTGCCCTCGTCCCAGcaggcaaggaaagaaaagcaggtttATCCAACAGCTTGAACAGCTCTAAAACTCGTGTAGCAGCAAAACTGGAGCAGCCTGGAGTCTGTTTTAGCACCCAGTGGCAGGGGTGTTTCCTGGCATAGCAGAGGCGCGGACAGAACAACACAGTGAGCTTGTTTTGGATGAGCTTGTTTAAGGTGGCAGCTTAGGGAATGAGGTGGGCACAGGTCTGCTCCAGCTGTCCCAGCCCAGCTTCTCCACCTGGGGCCGGAGGAGGCTCATGGCACGTGGAATGGCTCCTTCTGCCAACAAAGCTACGTCTGCCCGACAGCGCTCAGAGCGTGCATGTCGATCCCAACGCCCACGTGGCAGCAGGACCCAGGAAAAGCAGTGGGTCCCTGGGTAAAATAAGGCCAGACCTAAGCTGCTGCTGACAACCAGGGCTTCACCTCCTCTGGCGAGTGGGTCAGGAGCACCGAAAATCCCCCTGCAACAGCTCATTCCTACCTAGATACTCACCGATGCCGGGGATTATCCGGAAAAGGTCATTCACCTTCTTGTCCACAGCTGTGGTGATGATCTTCACTCGGGGGAAAGCATAGGCGACTGAGTGGACACCCATCTCCGCCAtaagcagggagaggaggaagatcTTGTCTTCTGGGACATCATGATCCTACAGGAAAGGGACAGAGACAGCTCGGGGTAAGGGTGTCCAAGGCATGTTATGGCCCATGGCTCCACGGAGCGGCACTCGGAGCACTCAAGGGCCTTCCTGAAGCcactttttctcctcccctctctgtGGCCAGCTGGGGTTGCTGGGCACAGGACCAAGAAACCAACTCAATCCAGGCTGTTACTACACAAGGAAGGGGTGACTTTGTCAGCGCCTGGTTACAGAGTCACCCCAGCTTGTGCCGTCTCCCATGACACCCTCCTTCACAAGGAGGAGCCAGTTTCAGTGCAAAGCCCCTCAGCATGGCTGTGGCTGGTGTTTTGCACGTTACTCAGGAGCGAACCACCCGCCCTCTGCACCGTGCCCCGATGTCCTCCGTACCAGCAGCACCCGCACTGCCATCATGGCTGCTGCGCCCGTGGAGACCGTGCAGTCCATCAGGATGACGTGGTCTTCGCTGATGTCCTTCGGCAGCCGCAGGTAgtggagctgggcagggggaaagagagatCAGCTTAGAGGCTGCAGGCTGAAGGCAAATGGAGCAAACCGAGCCCTTCTCTTAGAGGGCTGAAGGATCTTTCACGCATCTCTATCTCTGGGACCCCAGCTGTCAGCTTGGAGCCAGGCGCTGGTGCAAACGCTTGGACAGCAAACTAGCCCCTGCGTCTACAAACACGCTGGCAAAGCCCACTTCAGAAGCTTTCAAAGCACTTGCTTTCTGAGCACTCATCCCCTGCCGAGATCAACTCTTGGATCGCTGAAGAGCTCTCAGGAAATACCCGAGTCACCCCCTGCCTGCAGGCTAATGCCAGGAGATGCCCTCGGCAGCCCAGGGCCCTGGGCTTTACCTCCGGCTCGCCCGTGTTGCAGTTGGTCTGGATGAGGATGGTCCCGATGCGGACGTCCTTGCACACCGCTCGCAGTGCCGGCTCCATGGTCTCGCCCGCTCGCAGGATAGACACCCCGGTGATCTGCAGCACACCGCGGAGGTGAACGGGAAGGCAGGGTGCAGGAGGTGCACACGCACCACCCCAGTATGGCATTGGGTCTTGACAGTGGGGGACTCTAATGGGCAACCCCAAAGCACATCCCTTCCAAGAGGGTTGTGCCGCTCCCAGTCCAGGCTGGCTCCCTCAGTGGGAGGGCAACACTGGCACAGTGACATTGCTGATGGCACCCCTGGCCACCGACCTGCCGCCTGTCCCGATGATACAGGGTATGGTGCTCATGACAGCAGGCACCAAACCCAGGCCTGATGGAAGCCCCGAGAAGCCAGGGTTGTCCTTCCCCTGCATCCACGGGGCTTTCAACATAACCCCACGGGGCAGGTCTGAATAGTACTTTTTGCTTCCACTTACTTGCTTCCCGCTGTATGTCCTCCCTTCGTAGTCCTGTCCCTGAGGGGTCTGCACTGTGCAACTCTACAAAAACCACGTGAGAAGCATTACCAGGGGCTCTGACGTGGCTCTCAGAGGAGCCCTGGTACCGGGGAGCCAGCCAGCTGCGGGCTGGTCTGGACCCTTGGAAACCAAGTCTGGACAAAGAGTCATCACCCAGGGCCACGCCATGGCTCCACAGCCTAGGAGAGCCCTGTCCCTTTTTAATCTAGGAGGAAAGGGCTGATACACggggaaggctggaggagcagcgcCAGGACTGTCCCAGCTCCCTGGTAGTATGGGTTAGGAATCGGAGAGGAAACACAGCGCCTGCTGCCCACCCTCCCAGCTACACCTCTGAACCCACCTGGAACGGGAGCAAGGAGAGCGCGTGCTCAATCAGCAACCGCATCAGCCTCTTGGAGTAGAAAATGAACTCATCTCTGCTGGTCTCCTTGTTTCTAGAGCGGAGGGAAAGCCAACGTAAGCTTTGGACCAAAATGTGGCCCGGGAGATGCTGACAGAGGTCGGAGTGCTGTGTGGAggtgggcagcccctgcccctgcctggcTCTCAGCATCTTGTTTGCAGGGAGCTCACCAGCTGAGCCTGGAACTGCGGTGGCAGTTTTaagataaaaagcagaaaaattgttGGCAAGACCATGGAGCGCTCACAGCACAGCTTCTCTACACGGGGCCCACCACTGTCTGCCCTGTCCTGTGTCCCCAAGCCACGAGGACAGGGCGCAAGTGGGATTTGGGAGTCCAAAGCAAGCCGAGACCGCCCCAGCCGGCAgcgaatcatagaatcatagaatcctttcagttggaaaagaccttcaagatcatcgagtccaaccattaaccatgcccactaaaccatgccctggagtaccctgtccactcgctttttgaatacctccagggatggcgaagCCCCATCCCGCCCCAGGAGGCTGCGGTGGCGGGGGCTTTACCTGATGATGGTGTGCATGCCCCTCACCTGAGGGGTGCTCTTCAGCACACTGAGGGTCTGAGGAAGGGGGTGGCACTGGTGGGCTGAGGCCAGGGCGGCCCTGAAAAGCAAAGACACGGTCAGAATATTTCAGGGCAAGGCTGTCCGAAGGCTGGTGCAGAGCACACGGCCGGAGCCATCCTCCCAGATGTCATCTCACACTGCAAATGCACACCAAGGCCATCCAGCCGAGCCAAACGAGAGGCcagccctgcccgctcccccaCGATGGCAAAAAGGGACCTGCTCCCACCGACGGGGCAGACAGCGGGTGGTCGGTAGAGCCAGGAGGACCTCGCAGCCCAAGGACCTGCCCTTCCTGCCGGGCAGCTGACCTGTGGTTGGCCCATCTTGGTTTCCTCTGGTTGTGaagaagatggaaaataaaaacaaaaccttctcCTGGTCGGGAGTCTTATCTGGTGGTGGATTCTGAACTCTCGGGGTGAGGAGGAGCTGTTGTGGTTGCCTCTGTCCTGCAAGTGCCAGATGTCACCAGGAACGGGACAGGCAGCCAGGCGCGGAGCCAGGCTGCAACGAGACCATTTCAGAGAGCTCCTGGCCCATTCACGGATAGTCAGATCGACACCAAATTGGGAACAGCTTGAAGACTTTACGGCTGGACAGGACTGGCTGTGTGTGACTCATCTCCACATAACTAATAGGGTTGGGAGCTATTCTTGGATCAAGGGAACACCATTCATGGAGAAGCACACAATGGAGCCCCATTAGTCACCTCTCTCTTTGAGAGCGGCAGTAACGAGATGAAGGTCACATCTGTTTGGCTTCCACAAGGCTGGGCAGGATGGACAAGCGACTTTTTGtctgggaggagggctggggtccGAAAGCCACACGTCAGATCACACACGTGCCAGCAGCTGCATCCCGGTCAGAGAGAtgttggggaggaggaagagagagcaaACAAACGAAAGCACCAGGTGATTAAGACTTCAAATCAAGCAGAAACCTGGATTaattgcacacacacagaggcacacaagcggagaagaagacagagaagatGACTGGGTAGGAATGGAGGAGGGCACAGCTAGGTGACTTGAGGCCTCCATCCACATAGCCATCTCCTGGTCTTGGCTGACCAACAACAAACGAGACATTCCCAAGGCCTGTGGGTACTTAAGGGCTCCTTCTTGCTTTCGCCAGCTCCAGTCCTGTGTAGCAGCAAAGAGCCCCTACGCAGGGAACGCTCCCGAGAGCCGAGACAGCTCGTGGCCATGTGGAGCGCATGGGACCGGTTGCGCTCCCGTCGCAGGCTTGCCTGCTGCCGGCAGAGCCCGGCCGGGTTGGGGCCAAACCCAGCAACGCTCCCGCTGTCCGCAGACCCCACCGCCTCTTTGGGACAAGCAGCCCTCAAGGCCCCGGACCTGCCGTTAGTGAAGCGAGCTCACTCTGTTAGTCACTGCAATTCGGGTTAGCTGCCTTCGGAGATGCTCCCACgtcagggctgagctgccggcagcacccagcagctctgtccccgcagcccccccttccttcctcctgccagaCCAGGCTCGGGGACAGATCCTGGGGACGCAGCCCTGCCTAAATCCCTCCGGACCCCAAGGATGCAGACCCACGTGGTGGGTGAGGACCTGAGCCCTGCCTTTGCAGACACAGGTGCCTGCACAGGGGCTGCCTGCTTCTAGGGGGGGACAGATATCAGCCCCCCAACAGAGAGCCGCACACCCACTCATGGCCCCAGCTGGGTTTGCCAAGGTGATAAACCGCTGTCGCCCAAACCAGAGGAGCTGTAGGGGTCGTAGCCCACAGGGCTGTCTCCCACCCACCATGGCCCACCCAAAGGCACACGCCTGAGCTTGCCACGGGCACCTCTGCCCTCCATCACTGGCAGGTCCGTGTCACAGCATTTCGCCGTGCCAGCGGGATGGACAGCCCCTCTCCTGCCGTGGTCTCTGTGGTGCTGCAGGTGAGATGCTCCTGGCTCCTGCTCCCCGCCGCAGATGCCAGCGAGTGCTCCCGTCCCCGAGAGCAGTCCCGCGTTCCTGGGAACACCTACCCTGCACCCCGAGCTGTCAACAAGCCCCCGGGAAATGCTGTCAGCATTTTGTCACTGAGCTTTCCACACCTTCCTCTGACACCTGTGCAGGGGCTGGTGCTCAGTGCGAGGACAGGGAGGTCTGGATGCAAACCTGCTCAGACCCCTGTCCCTGACAGCCCAGGGAAGCTGCTCGGTGCTGTGGGGGTCCTGATGGTGCTTTCTGGGGGAACAGTGGCAGGTGCCATTTTTGGGATTGGGATAAAGATGCTCTCTCAAGTCCCCCCACCCCGGTTTGGTCCGCACAGCCCCAGCAAAGCAGGACCCTGTGAGCTGTGTGCCTGAAGACCCCCGGCCCGGGTTAGTAACGTGGCTCACACTCCACAGCCCTCGCCCCCATTCCCTGGCGTTAGTGTCACAACCAAAATACTGCCGTTAGCGTTTGTCTCCTCACATATCCCAGCGCAGCTTCCTCTGGTCACCAGGTGGGAGGGATGTTCAGGGGAGACAAGACAGGAAACATGAGAGTTTAAGGGGAGAGGGACAAACATGAcatgaaacaaaggaaaaaggactGTCATTagttaaagggggaaaaaaaaagccctaattGATCTATGGCTCTTGGACCTGCCTGGTGCCTGGGCCATCACCGTACAGACCCCAGAACTCCTCCCTTGATGACCAAGTCATGGCACAGCTGCTCTCCACGGCACCGGCTCCACTCCTGGCTCCACGGGGGGAAAGCTCCATCTGCTCTCACCGCCCCGGAGTCACGGCAGGGACGCTGACCCATCTCTGTCCCAGGTGGTACCACACTGCAACACCAGCTGCAGCTCTCGGAGCCCggagggaaatgcccagccctcgcCCAGGGCTCTGCTGCAATCCCAGAACAAGCGAAGGTGCTCAAGGCCAAACTTGCAAAACCTTCATCCCACCTGCCCCGCACCCGTGCAAACTGCTTGTGGGTGCACAGGGGTGCCCACCTCCTGGCACGCTAGAGACATGATCTGCTGAAGCCTCGGAGAGCCTGGAAAGCCGAGAGCACTGGGAACATAGGGAGAAACCCGGCTCTGAACAGAACATCACCGCCACCGGGAAGACCTTCCTTCCCCCGAGTTCACCTGGACCTGCCCTGGGATCGCCGTCCCTTGGAGAGGGGCTGCAGGTTGAGGCAGAGAGAAGAGCTCAGCCTCTCCAGCAGCCTCCCCCCTACAGCCACGTCGCTTGCGGTGAAACCCCTTGCCCAGCCCTGccgggagggatggagagagcaGTTCTCTGCCACCATGacctgcaggcagcctgcctgtgGGAGCAATGTTTCCCATTCCTCCCCCTGCCAGGCAGGACCGTGATGGAAAATTCAGATGGGCAGCCATGAGCATGTCAAGAAAACGTCTCACTTTGGaaacttattttttccccccagaacaaaagctttaaagggaaaaaaaaaaaaaaaaaaaaaagaagaaagaaagaaagaaagggagagagaaaggggtgACCATCTCTCAGGAAGGCTTCAGGGAACATCCTCAGCTCTTTGTTGAGCATGCTATCAAGCAGGAAGCAGACAAGAGACATCCAGCTACAAAGGAGCTAATGCAGTCAAGGCATTTCAAACACGTACAGCGGCTGGCTTTCACGGCTGACATTTCAAACAAGGGCTATTAAACTGCGCCACGGGCTGATATTTAAAGACACAATTGGCAAAGGGCATGCCAAGCTGATCGAGACCTTGGGGGTGGGGAATATTGATTGGCAAGGGGAATTCAGCTGAAAAGAGCACCGGCTCCGAGAGCTGGGCTGGTTGCTGAAATAGCGTGGCAGAAGCCCGTGGAAAACGGGCTCGGCTGAGAGCACGGTGCCTCGGCAGGCATGGGCTCGCTGGTCCGGCTCCTGCCGCTGGACTCGAGCAGAAATACTCACCTGGGAGTGCCTGTACGTAACTGCATCTCCAGCACATGCACGGTTAAACATGTGGGAAGCTGGACAAGAAATATCCCAACTGCAAGGACGCTAAGGTCTGACCTGCGCTCTGAGGGAACACAGAGGAAGGCAATGATGCTCCTCAGCAGCCAGCAGTTACAGGAGGAAAACAAGGCTTGAGGCTCCAGGGAACAGCACCACTTTCTTTAAACTCCTCAGAATTCACCCATTTGCTCAGCTGAGAGCTGGGGAGAGGCACTCCCTGCCCGTCCCAGCCACCCTCTGGGACAGGAGAGGCAGCCCAGGGCCAGCCTGGAGCACTGGGACCAGAGAAGTACCTCGGACTGGGGCCAGATCTAAGCATCCAGGTTTTATTCTACCAGCTACAAAGGCCTCGCTGCATCCCTACGGCCGCCAAAAGGTGTGATATCAAAACAACAACCGACATTTAGATGAAGCCATTCAAGACGAGGATAGGGAATTGTTTTAGATGAAAAGCCCCCTGTTTGCCAAGCACATCTCATTTGACACACGTCTCTCCATCTACCTCGCTCCTCTTGCGAGTGCAGAG
This region of Harpia harpyja isolate bHarHar1 chromosome 1, bHarHar1 primary haplotype, whole genome shotgun sequence genomic DNA includes:
- the UCKL1 gene encoding uridine-cytidine kinase-like 1 isoform X6; the protein is MIIEALDVPWVVLLSMDSFYKVLTKQQQEQAASNDFNFDHPDAFDFDLIIATLKKLKQGKSVKIPIYDFTTHSRKKEWKTLYGANVIIFEGIMAFADKELLKLLDLKIFVDTDSDIRLVRRLRRDISERGRDIEGVIKQYNKFVKPAFDQYIQPTMRLADIVVPRGSGNTVAIDLIVQHVHSQLEERKLRWDMAALASAHQCHPLPQTLSVLKSTPQVRGMHTIIRNKETSRDEFIFYSKRLMRLLIEHALSLLPFQSCTVQTPQGQDYEGRTYSGKQITGVSILRAGETMEPALRAVCKDVRIGTILIQTNCNTGEPELHYLRLPKDISEDHVILMDCTVSTGAAAMMAVRVLLDHDVPEDKIFLLSLLMAEMGVHSVAYAFPRVKIITTAVDKKVNDLFRIIPGIGNFGDRYFGTDAPPDWSDDEDALST